From Draconibacterium halophilum, one genomic window encodes:
- a CDS encoding DMT family transporter: MKNKELLAILSALGAIFFWSFSFVWFKIAFIAYKPITVVLFRLLISAFLILIIARFLKRLQKPGKKDYKLFFLIAFFEPFLYFLGESYGLQYVSSTVAAVIVATIPLFTPMAAWYFHKEKLSKMNMVGLVISFAGVALVVLNGSFRLDASPLGIGLEFMAVLSAIGYSIVLKSLASRYNTLTIIAYQNIIGVILFLPIWLTIDFQDFLQTPFHPQAFRAIILLAVFSSTFAFVFFTQSVRQLGVTRSNTFTNLIPVFVAILAFFILKDELGLQKIVGIIVVVSGLFLSQIKKKDTNGRLKAVEVHRK; the protein is encoded by the coding sequence ATGAAAAATAAAGAACTGCTGGCCATACTTTCTGCTCTGGGAGCTATATTCTTCTGGAGCTTTTCTTTTGTATGGTTTAAAATTGCATTTATAGCCTACAAACCGATTACGGTTGTTTTGTTCCGGCTTCTGATTTCTGCATTTCTCATCCTTATTATTGCCCGCTTTTTAAAGCGCCTGCAAAAACCGGGGAAAAAAGACTACAAACTTTTTTTCCTGATCGCATTTTTCGAACCCTTTCTTTATTTTTTAGGTGAAAGTTATGGATTGCAGTATGTTTCATCAACCGTAGCAGCAGTTATTGTTGCCACCATTCCATTGTTTACGCCAATGGCTGCCTGGTATTTCCATAAAGAGAAATTAAGTAAAATGAATATGGTTGGCCTTGTAATTTCATTTGCAGGCGTGGCATTGGTTGTTCTAAATGGCAGTTTTAGGCTCGATGCTTCACCATTAGGGATTGGCCTCGAGTTTATGGCAGTTTTGTCAGCTATCGGCTACTCCATTGTTTTAAAAAGCCTGGCTTCGCGATACAATACACTTACCATTATTGCCTATCAAAATATTATTGGAGTAATCCTTTTCCTGCCCATCTGGCTAACCATCGATTTTCAGGATTTTTTACAAACACCTTTTCATCCGCAGGCATTCAGAGCCATAATACTGTTGGCAGTATTTTCATCTACATTTGCCTTTGTGTTTTTTACACAGAGTGTACGGCAACTTGGAGTAACACGATCGAACACGTTTACAAATCTTATTCCTGTGTTTGTAGCCATACTGGCCTTTTTTATTCTGAAAGACGAATTGGGACTTCAAAAAATCGTTGGTATTATTGTGGTTGTCTCCGGGCTATTCCTCTCGCAAATAAAGAAAAAGGATACAAACGGACGCCTAAAAGCGGTTGAGGTACACCGGAAATAA
- a CDS encoding alpha-2-macroglobulin family protein, with amino-acid sequence MRNPLTGWFLFLFLAQNLLAQNRPDFDTKITHPGFQKLYVQTDREIYFLGDTIWLSAYLLNGKTHAPVSNDQNLYVDLIDSSGAILKSGIFPVYKGFGEGNIPIVDSLLTGNIIFRAYTNYLRNFGDDCFFYKSLAIERTKNSFEIDSRTFTTANEGVEPVVRFFPEGGMLLEHTPNVIGVKITGKNGESIHTNGVVLNKDNKTVAHFVTNYKGLGRFDFYPNSGEEYTVVLNAFPKVKVQFWEAEKEGIKLQLYNNSEDLLHVGILSNSKNYYRQKYTLACMNRGEVIFYKKVRPTQNDFSVKIEKNKFGAGINRLLLLNEDLNPVSERLYFNNNIETNTINIELSDSVFSNRSLADFHLVPDKKFLADSARLSIAVVDENSLNAFGESQTLLSQLYLDAELIGRIESPANYFNDDAEISAEQKLDLLMLTHGWSNYIWNKIADLDEEEFVYPVTAGFTIGGYVTNLWNKKRVAESEVILMVQNDSLFSSWETSDAEGRFVFQHINLADSAAVTLQARKSSESENTRVTIEPLKTISAAFNPNKFKQYSERNKIPLELYRQNYYASLAEKAFEPEKDVILIDEVKVSANAPEQEEVKFSQIYSEPDIMIKPTDADFMANTLKDFLFEKAPAFFGNNMPMSLLGGSARNNYIVYLDGILWTNPHNPPLPPISVSSIDRVDIIDTHNPTGVALLGSRGSAGGVFIYTKRGAPDEVREKYLKGVIKQKIKGFSKYREFYSPTYNAENINSERPDHRTTLYWNPSVKINNGEANISFFTSDDNARYKVLVEGITSAGTVCFGEISFEVTPDADMSESLRD; translated from the coding sequence ATGCGCAATCCTTTAACAGGGTGGTTCCTTTTTCTTTTTTTAGCACAGAATTTACTGGCGCAAAACAGGCCTGATTTTGATACTAAAATTACTCATCCGGGCTTTCAGAAATTGTATGTACAAACCGATCGCGAAATCTACTTTCTTGGCGATACCATTTGGTTGAGTGCCTACCTGCTGAACGGGAAAACTCATGCTCCGGTAAGCAACGATCAGAACTTGTATGTTGATTTAATCGATTCAAGTGGAGCGATCTTAAAATCCGGGATATTTCCTGTTTATAAGGGGTTTGGAGAAGGAAATATTCCAATTGTTGATTCGCTGCTTACCGGAAACATTATTTTCAGGGCTTACACCAATTACCTCCGAAACTTTGGCGATGACTGTTTCTTTTACAAATCGCTAGCTATTGAGCGGACTAAGAATTCATTTGAAATAGATTCCCGGACATTTACTACGGCAAATGAAGGTGTGGAACCTGTTGTGCGTTTTTTCCCTGAAGGAGGTATGTTGCTGGAACACACACCGAACGTTATTGGCGTAAAAATTACCGGCAAAAATGGTGAAAGCATTCATACAAACGGAGTGGTGTTGAATAAAGACAATAAAACGGTTGCCCACTTTGTAACAAACTATAAAGGCTTGGGAAGGTTTGATTTTTACCCGAACAGCGGCGAAGAATATACCGTTGTTTTAAATGCCTTTCCAAAAGTAAAAGTGCAGTTTTGGGAAGCAGAGAAAGAAGGAATAAAACTGCAGTTGTATAACAATTCTGAAGATCTTTTGCATGTTGGAATTTTAAGTAACTCCAAAAATTACTATCGTCAGAAATATACGCTGGCCTGCATGAATCGGGGAGAAGTAATTTTCTACAAAAAAGTACGACCCACCCAAAACGACTTTAGCGTAAAAATTGAGAAGAATAAATTTGGTGCCGGTATAAACCGCCTGCTACTGTTAAACGAAGATTTAAACCCGGTTTCTGAACGGCTGTATTTTAATAACAATATTGAAACAAATACCATCAACATAGAGTTGTCGGATTCGGTTTTTTCAAACCGCAGTCTGGCCGATTTTCATCTTGTTCCGGATAAAAAATTTCTTGCTGACAGTGCGCGGCTTTCGATTGCGGTTGTTGACGAAAATAGTTTGAATGCTTTTGGTGAATCGCAAACCCTGTTGTCGCAGTTGTATCTTGATGCTGAGCTTATTGGCCGCATTGAATCGCCGGCCAATTATTTTAACGACGATGCGGAAATTTCTGCCGAACAGAAACTCGACCTGCTGATGTTAACACACGGCTGGAGCAACTACATCTGGAATAAAATTGCAGACCTGGATGAGGAAGAATTTGTTTATCCGGTAACGGCAGGTTTTACTATTGGCGGCTATGTAACTAACCTGTGGAACAAAAAGCGGGTAGCTGAAAGTGAAGTAATACTAATGGTGCAAAACGATAGTTTATTTAGCTCGTGGGAAACCTCCGATGCAGAAGGCCGGTTTGTTTTTCAGCATATTAATCTGGCTGATTCGGCAGCTGTTACTTTGCAGGCCCGAAAAAGTAGTGAAAGTGAAAATACACGAGTAACAATTGAGCCGTTGAAAACCATTTCTGCGGCTTTTAATCCGAATAAATTCAAACAATATTCCGAAAGAAATAAAATTCCGCTTGAACTTTACCGGCAAAACTATTATGCGAGCCTTGCCGAAAAAGCATTCGAACCCGAAAAAGATGTGATACTAATTGATGAGGTGAAAGTTAGTGCAAATGCACCTGAGCAGGAGGAAGTAAAATTTTCACAGATTTATTCGGAACCTGATATAATGATAAAACCAACAGACGCAGATTTTATGGCGAACACTTTAAAAGATTTTCTTTTTGAAAAAGCGCCTGCATTTTTTGGGAATAATATGCCAATGTCGTTGCTTGGCGGAAGTGCAAGAAATAACTATATTGTTTATTTGGATGGTATCCTTTGGACAAATCCACATAATCCTCCATTACCACCGATTTCTGTTAGCAGCATCGATCGGGTGGATATCATTGATACACATAACCCCACAGGAGTGGCGTTATTGGGATCGAGAGGATCTGCCGGTGGAGTTTTTATCTATACCAAACGTGGCGCCCCGGATGAGGTACGTGAAAAATATTTGAAAGGGGTGATCAAGCAAAAGATTAAAGGTTTTTCGAAGTACCGGGAGTTTTATTCTCCAACTTATAACGCTGAAAACATAAATTCGGAAAGACCGGATCACCGAACAACTTTATACTGGAATCCTTCGGTAAAAATTAACAATGGAGAAGCGAATATTTCATTCTTTACATCGGATGATAACGCCCGTTATAAAGTTTTAGTAGAAGGAATTACAAGTGCCGGCACCGTTTGTTTTGGAGAAATAAGTTTTGAAGTCACTCCTGATGCTGATATGTCAGAAAGCTTACGGGATTAA
- a CDS encoding head GIN domain-containing protein codes for MKTIKLFIYGLAMIFSATSCIDEFTVEGNGIRGTESRIVTSFEKVKSSGDFEVHITEAQSHDVVISAEENLLQYIETYVSGETLHIDVKGIRDLRNRLPMEIFVSTPTLRGIKQSGSGIITTDYFVSEEMDVVLSGSGSIVTAFEAEEVDALLSGSGTIEFSGFADDADFVISGSGTIDAHQLDLYNCTSSTSGSGDMFVTVSRNLRSNISGSGNVFYSGTPGVETHISGSGSVISEN; via the coding sequence ATGAAAACGATTAAGCTATTCATTTATGGGCTTGCTATGATCTTTAGCGCCACCAGTTGTATCGACGAATTTACTGTTGAAGGAAATGGAATCCGCGGAACAGAAAGCCGAATTGTTACCTCCTTTGAAAAAGTAAAATCATCCGGAGATTTTGAAGTTCACATCACCGAAGCACAAAGCCACGATGTGGTAATAAGTGCTGAGGAAAACCTGTTGCAGTACATTGAAACTTATGTTTCGGGCGAAACCTTGCACATTGATGTAAAAGGAATTCGGGACTTGAGAAACCGCCTCCCAATGGAAATATTTGTTTCGACTCCAACGCTTCGAGGGATTAAACAAAGCGGATCAGGAATTATTACCACCGACTATTTTGTGAGCGAGGAAATGGATGTAGTTCTTTCCGGATCGGGAAGTATAGTTACTGCCTTTGAAGCCGAAGAAGTTGATGCTTTACTCTCAGGATCGGGAACGATTGAATTCTCGGGCTTTGCCGACGATGCTGATTTTGTTATCAGTGGCTCGGGAACTATTGATGCTCATCAACTCGATCTCTACAATTGCACTTCTTCAACATCAGGTTCGGGCGATATGTTTGTTACTGTTTCCCGTAATCTTCGCTCCAATATCTCAGGAAGCGGGAATGTATTCTATTCCGGAACCCCGGGTGTTGAAACACATATCTCCGGCTCAGGCAGCGTAATCAGCGAAAACTAA
- a CDS encoding sugar phosphate isomerase/epimerase family protein, with protein MISKRISLKLVAVIAVAALFMQGFTACNSAPKKAEEKSTEAEKELFIGLQLWSVKDNMNEDVTATLKAVGESGYKFVETAGYGDGKMYGIDPVEFKNLCESNGLQFLGAHTGQSVPTEENWDETMAWWDTCIAAHKAAGVKWIVQPSMGGSAYESLDGIKAYCEYFNAVGEKCNAAGIRFGYHNHDKEFTTEYEGKPLYDWMLELTDPEKVMFQLDLYWIAEGGKNAVDYFEKYPGRFELWHIKDEKELGESGKMDFASVFAEREKSGAKYGIVEVERYNFDPLVSCEKSLDYLKSQDYVDFTNKKSLTE; from the coding sequence ATGATTTCAAAAAGAATTAGTTTAAAATTAGTGGCAGTAATTGCCGTTGCTGCACTCTTTATGCAAGGATTTACAGCGTGTAATTCGGCTCCAAAAAAAGCTGAAGAAAAAAGCACTGAAGCTGAAAAAGAACTGTTTATCGGTTTACAACTTTGGTCGGTTAAAGACAATATGAACGAAGATGTAACTGCAACCCTGAAGGCTGTTGGCGAAAGTGGTTACAAGTTTGTAGAAACTGCCGGTTACGGCGATGGCAAAATGTATGGCATTGATCCTGTAGAGTTTAAAAATTTGTGTGAAAGCAACGGACTGCAATTTTTGGGAGCCCACACCGGACAGTCGGTTCCTACGGAAGAAAACTGGGACGAAACCATGGCCTGGTGGGATACCTGTATTGCCGCACACAAAGCAGCGGGTGTAAAATGGATCGTTCAGCCATCGATGGGTGGTTCGGCCTACGAAAGCCTCGACGGAATAAAAGCTTACTGCGAGTATTTTAATGCCGTTGGCGAAAAATGTAATGCCGCCGGTATTCGTTTTGGCTACCATAACCACGATAAAGAGTTTACTACAGAATACGAAGGTAAGCCGCTTTACGACTGGATGCTGGAATTGACAGATCCTGAAAAAGTGATGTTCCAACTCGATTTATACTGGATTGCTGAAGGAGGTAAAAATGCCGTAGATTATTTCGAAAAATATCCCGGACGTTTTGAATTGTGGCACATTAAAGACGAAAAGGAATTGGGCGAAAGTGGAAAAATGGATTTTGCTTCGGTTTTTGCTGAGCGCGAAAAATCAGGTGCCAAATATGGTATTGTAGAAGTTGAACGCTACAATTTCGATCCATTGGTGAGCTGTGAAAAAAGCCTGGATTATTTGAAATCGCAGGATTACGTTGATTTTACGAATAAAAAAAGTTTGACTGAATAA
- a CDS encoding aldo/keto reductase, with protein sequence MKNLLLNDGNKLPIIGFGTYKSNEQEGIEAVRFALQNGYRLIDTAAFYFNEEAVGKGIKASGIPREEVFVTTKLWRDYLGYESTKRELEKSLKKLDVDYIDLYLIHWPANARNYNNWQKANADTWRAMEALQAEGKIKSIGVSNFWQEHFDALFKTANVKPAVNQIEFHPGYWQPELTAFCKKHDIAIEAWSPLARGRVFDNETLQQIAKNHNQSIAKVCLRWITQHDVVVIPKSTTHERILDNLNLFHFELSNEEMNLIDNLPEIGFSGELPNIWPERLPLT encoded by the coding sequence ATGAAGAACTTACTTTTAAACGACGGGAACAAGCTACCAATTATTGGTTTTGGCACTTATAAATCAAACGAGCAAGAAGGAATTGAGGCAGTACGATTTGCCTTGCAAAATGGTTATCGATTAATTGACACGGCTGCCTTTTACTTTAACGAAGAAGCCGTTGGCAAAGGAATAAAAGCCAGTGGTATTCCGCGCGAAGAAGTTTTTGTAACCACTAAATTGTGGCGCGATTACCTGGGTTATGAATCAACCAAAAGAGAGCTGGAAAAATCATTGAAAAAGCTCGATGTGGATTACATCGACCTGTACCTGATACACTGGCCAGCCAATGCCCGCAACTATAACAACTGGCAAAAAGCCAATGCCGACACCTGGCGCGCCATGGAAGCGCTGCAAGCCGAAGGAAAGATTAAATCGATTGGGGTAAGTAATTTCTGGCAAGAACATTTTGATGCTTTGTTTAAAACAGCCAATGTAAAACCCGCTGTAAACCAAATTGAGTTTCACCCGGGTTACTGGCAACCGGAATTAACAGCCTTTTGTAAAAAACATGACATTGCGATTGAAGCCTGGTCGCCACTGGCCCGCGGACGCGTATTCGACAATGAAACCTTGCAACAAATTGCAAAAAACCACAATCAATCGATAGCAAAAGTTTGCCTGCGCTGGATTACCCAGCATGATGTTGTGGTCATCCCAAAATCAACTACCCACGAACGCATTCTCGATAACCTTAATTTATTCCATTTCGAGCTCAGCAATGAAGAAATGAACCTGATTGACAATCTTCCGGAAATCGGTTTTAGTGGGGAATTGCCAAATATTTGGCCGGAGCGGCTTCCTTTGACTTAA
- a CDS encoding outer membrane beta-barrel protein, which produces MRKIAILIFCLLQISITAKSQETKSENNLDLELGLGYNTLNWQVTSLNENVGLTRNGFAVLPSLKLKYSIKFSELRNNSMFELTPFVGYNMFGGKSKTESNGYKDIIRLQSFEIGVLPTFSLNHKVNLYGGVKGQYIFSAKNKSYGSILSPIDTDRNWETNDISDLIKDISFNIGAGFNYRINSFSLGIETWFGITNLSDTENLKIYENNYRLIIGYRIE; this is translated from the coding sequence ATGAGAAAAATAGCAATACTAATTTTTTGCCTATTACAAATTTCGATTACTGCAAAATCACAAGAGACAAAATCAGAAAATAATTTAGATCTTGAATTAGGACTGGGTTACAATACTTTGAATTGGCAAGTGACATCATTAAATGAAAATGTAGGGCTCACCAGAAATGGATTTGCTGTTTTGCCTTCTCTTAAGTTAAAATATTCCATCAAATTTTCTGAGCTAAGAAACAATTCAATGTTTGAACTAACTCCTTTCGTGGGATACAATATGTTTGGAGGGAAATCTAAGACAGAATCAAATGGTTACAAAGACATAATTCGTTTGCAGTCATTTGAGATTGGTGTATTGCCAACCTTTTCCTTAAACCATAAAGTAAATCTATATGGAGGAGTAAAAGGACAATATATTTTTAGTGCAAAAAATAAATCTTACGGTTCAATCCTCAGCCCAATTGACACTGACAGAAATTGGGAGACAAACGATATAAGTGATTTAATTAAAGACATATCTTTTAACATCGGTGCAGGATTCAATTATAGAATAAATAGTTTTTCTTTAGGAATAGAGACTTGGTTTGGGATTACGAATTTAAGTGATACCGAAAACCTGAAAATTTATGAAAATAATTATCGGCTAATTATCGGATATAGAATCGAATAA
- a CDS encoding DUF2254 domain-containing protein, whose product MKKLLFFWKELMATFWFVPALIIGFAVILSIGFVSLDSYIDLPQDGWLRFFLVNSSDSARSILATISGAMIGVAGTVFSVTLVALTLASSQFGPRLIKNFMYVRLNQIVLGSYISTYLYCLLVLNAIRDYDGYSFIPSISILVAIFAAIVNIVLLIIFIHQIAVSIQADKVISDISNLISKQVKVLFPEKMGDGLKDEKVFDEDEAISAYKEHTTIKSPKAGYLQYIDNEAVMEIVTKNDSLTLLNQGPGSFLVKGGEIGVLHSNNEWEEESMKKLMEQFIIGKTKTSQQDLNYSIHQMVEIAARALSPGVNDPYTAIACIDNLTATLCYLAEAKFPSKYRVDEEDNLRIIADVLNFEGVLDAAFNQIRQFSAGSTAVVIKLMEALTTILNFTKKESYKKSVIKHAEMVYRQGKETIKETNDLQDLTERANKILKK is encoded by the coding sequence ATGAAAAAACTACTCTTTTTCTGGAAAGAATTAATGGCCACGTTTTGGTTTGTACCGGCACTTATTATTGGGTTTGCGGTCATTCTGTCTATAGGGTTCGTTTCTTTAGATAGCTACATAGATCTACCTCAAGATGGCTGGTTGCGATTTTTCCTGGTAAATAGTTCAGATTCAGCACGAAGTATTTTAGCAACTATATCCGGTGCTATGATTGGTGTGGCAGGAACTGTTTTTTCGGTTACCCTGGTAGCCCTCACTTTAGCTTCTTCACAATTTGGCCCCCGGTTAATTAAAAACTTTATGTACGTGCGGCTAAATCAAATTGTGTTAGGCTCATACATTTCCACCTATTTGTACTGCTTGTTGGTATTGAATGCCATCAGAGATTATGACGGCTACAGTTTCATCCCCTCTATTTCAATATTGGTAGCCATTTTCGCAGCAATAGTGAATATCGTTTTACTAATCATTTTTATCCACCAAATTGCTGTAAGTATTCAGGCAGACAAGGTTATATCAGATATCTCAAACCTAATCTCGAAACAAGTAAAAGTACTCTTTCCTGAAAAAATGGGCGATGGATTAAAAGATGAAAAAGTTTTTGATGAAGATGAAGCAATTTCAGCCTATAAGGAACATACCACGATTAAGTCTCCTAAAGCTGGATATCTTCAATACATAGACAATGAGGCGGTGATGGAAATTGTAACCAAAAATGATTCCCTCACACTATTAAATCAAGGGCCAGGTAGTTTCCTGGTAAAGGGTGGAGAAATTGGTGTACTGCACTCAAACAATGAATGGGAAGAAGAATCGATGAAAAAACTGATGGAGCAATTTATTATCGGAAAGACAAAGACTTCTCAGCAAGATCTGAACTATTCTATTCACCAAATGGTAGAAATAGCTGCAAGGGCGCTATCTCCGGGAGTAAACGACCCTTACACTGCCATTGCCTGCATTGACAATTTAACGGCCACACTGTGCTATCTGGCGGAAGCTAAATTCCCCTCAAAATATCGTGTTGACGAGGAAGATAATCTGCGAATTATCGCTGATGTTCTGAATTTCGAGGGAGTGCTAGATGCAGCATTTAATCAAATCAGACAATTTTCAGCAGGTAGTACAGCGGTGGTTATTAAATTGATGGAGGCACTGACCACAATATTGAATTTCACAAAAAAAGAAAGCTACAAAAAATCCGTAATCAAACACGCCGAAATGGTTTACAGACAAGGAAAAGAAACGATAAAGGAGACTAATGATCTTCAAGATCTTACGGAGAGAGCAAACAAGATTTTAAAGAAATGA
- a CDS encoding YkgJ family cysteine cluster protein encodes MNINYKTPEELKLLTDKSRPETNALLKKLKKKKPKRLDDVVHSLHYEAFDNFDCLDCANCCKTIGPRLIDKDIERLAKHLKMKVADFMDQYIRTDEDGDFVFNADPCPFLLPDNYCMVYESRPKACREYPHTDRKRFYQILDLSHKNCETCPIVLEVLEELKKENF; translated from the coding sequence ATGAACATCAATTATAAAACACCGGAAGAATTAAAACTGCTTACCGATAAAAGCAGACCGGAAACCAATGCTCTTTTGAAAAAGCTGAAAAAGAAAAAACCAAAGCGGCTTGATGATGTGGTACATTCGCTGCATTACGAGGCTTTTGATAATTTCGACTGCCTGGATTGTGCCAACTGCTGTAAAACAATTGGGCCACGCCTCATCGATAAAGACATTGAACGACTGGCGAAACATCTGAAAATGAAAGTGGCCGATTTTATGGATCAATACATACGCACCGATGAAGACGGCGACTTTGTTTTTAACGCAGACCCCTGCCCTTTTTTGCTGCCCGACAATTATTGTATGGTATACGAAAGCCGCCCGAAAGCCTGTCGCGAATACCCACACACTGATCGAAAACGTTTTTACCAAATTCTCGACCTGTCGCATAAAAATTGCGAAACCTGCCCTATTGTACTGGAGGTTTTAGAGGAACTGAAAAAGGAAAATTTCTAA
- a CDS encoding MgtC/SapB family protein has protein sequence METYYSQLWILLDLIIAAVLCSVIGGEREKLDKPAGLRTNIIVGSIACFFVSISPGLSNFLIENMEPDHLSMDAIRILQAIVVGVSFIGAGTILKSKDENNVRNLTTASTLLYSAGIGISVALHVYIIAIGLALMGLIINSLNKIWAFFYRIFKK, from the coding sequence ATGGAAACTTATTATTCACAACTTTGGATACTTTTAGACCTGATTATTGCAGCAGTTTTGTGCAGTGTCATTGGCGGCGAACGTGAGAAGCTAGACAAACCAGCAGGATTACGAACCAATATTATTGTAGGAAGTATTGCCTGCTTTTTTGTTTCAATAAGTCCGGGTTTAAGCAATTTTTTAATTGAAAACATGGAGCCCGATCATTTAAGCATGGATGCAATACGTATTCTCCAGGCCATTGTTGTGGGAGTGAGCTTTATTGGGGCAGGAACCATTTTAAAGTCGAAAGATGAGAATAATGTCCGAAACCTGACCACAGCTTCTACCTTGCTTTATTCTGCCGGAATAGGTATTTCTGTTGCATTGCACGTTTATATAATTGCCATTGGACTGGCTCTTATGGGACTAATAATAAACTCATTAAATAAAATATGGGCTTTTTTTTACCGTATCTTCAAGAAATAA